The DNA segment tctctacctttATAAGGTAGGAGTAAGgcatgcgtacacactaccctccccaaaccccacttatgAGATTACACTGGGttctttgttgttgttgtaaaagaAGTAAACGAGATAATAACTTGTCAATCTTTTATTTGGTTGAGGAAGTTTAATGTACTAGTGCAAAATAAATTGAAGGTATATTCTGAGCTTATTCAGGAAGAAATTtatctccctttgtaaaaatatatGGTCATAGCAAGTAGGGAACTTTTGAAACCTGTGGAATCTCTCTATTTAGAATTATTCAACCTAAGtatttttcttctcaaatttgacATGTCCGTTTTTAGTTTCCATTCACTTTAAGCTTACGTGCTGAGGATATAGAGGATTCATATGACCCAACTAATTTAGAATTGACACAGTTGATAGAGTGATTAAGATTATCTAGCACTAATGAGAAGTGTTTTCTGTCTGCTTTCTATATTTACTTTTTATTTCAGCGAGGAAAACGTCTACCTGCTATGCAAAAAGCTATGTGATGATGGGCTGGCAAATACCGATGGTTCTGATCTGTTTATTATTTTCATTTCCAATGAGAAGAAGCAGGTAACTACTCTTTGCTCTTCCTTTGGTTACTCGTTACTCTCTTAAGAAGTTCATGCACTTCGATGATACTTCATTTCAGTGAAAATGATACTCGTATAAGATGTGTTTTGCTACTAGTCATGGTAATGTTTTCCGTTATACTAGCGAATAGTTTACTGGATAACAAAATGATGTTAATTACAAGCCTTTGTTTGCAAATAGAATAGACTAATTGTTTATAACATTTGATGAACTTGGTCTTTCGCATTTTGCTTGCCATTTGACAATTCTTTGTATTACATTAACAGTTCAATTTGTCTCTCTATCCCCAACTCCAACAAATAAAAAAGGATGAAGGGAATTTCATGTATACCCGTATCTGAAAATGTTCCAGGGCACTTAAATGAGTTAATGATAAATATGACTTAAACTTTCTAGTATTTTGTTGCCTTCCAGCTTAGTTGGTTTATAAAGGAGAGAGACGGAATGGACGACAGTTAAGTTGTTCCTAGAAAATGTGTTGGGCATATTCACTAGTTTAATGACATGCTTTCAGATTCCTTTGTGGCATCAGAAGGCTAGCCAGCGAGCAGAGGGAGTTATTCTGTGGGACTATCACGTCATTTGTGTACAGGTCAGATTAACCTACTTAGTTCTAGTATAAGCTGTAAAGCTATTAGGGATTTCATGTCCTTAAGTATATCTGGTTGCAATGCTAATGCAGAAAAAGGGAAATGAGAACTCTTCATCGCTAGTGTGGGATTTAGATTCAAGCCTTCCGATTCCATCTCCTCTTGGCTCCTATGTTGCTGAGAGCATTCGTCCATCAATTCAAATATTTTCAGAATTCAAAAGGTAATAACTTTTCTAGTCCCAAGACGAAACATGACTTCATTGAATACATCGATAAAGCTACATATCACTAGAACTTTTGTTCTTAAATGAGGAAGAACTGTTATTTCATTCCCTTCCGTAGTTCCGTTGGAGCTAGATATTTCATATGTGCTCAAATTTAGAATTCTTAAACTTGTGATGCAAAAGTAGTTGTACTGCCTTTCTGTGTGTTATTCTTCGTTCCCGCCTGATGTCATCCTGACCTTAAAACGTTTCTAACTTTCCTTCATACTACATGTTAAACATTTAAGCTCTACTTAGTGAATctcatttttctatttatgtttaaTAAATTAGCTTTATTTGTGGTCGATCCTGTAATGGTGGTCTCATGAAATAAATAATGCTCCTTTACTGACCTCTCTGAAGAAATAACTAAAATGTTTTTCTTCTGGTTTTAAGCAATGTTGCCAATATCGTGCATGGAGTAATAAGCTAACTGCAACCACATGAACCAAAATTGGCAATTTCAGGTTCTTTCGAGTTGTGCATGCCCCTATATTTCTCCGACACTTTGCATCTGATAGAAGACACATGAAGGATTCTGCTGGAAATTGGATTGCTGAACCGCCATTGCACGAAGCTATTGTTGCTGAAGGTAAATACAGGAAATAAAAGTTCACAAAATTATGCTTTTGCCATTTGTTGGTAGCGGGTAACTTCATTTTAATGAATGAAAGGACGTCTAGGTTAAATAATTGTTGCTCTCTTAAGTCGGGCACTTATTAAAGTTTCATAGCCTGCATGTTACTTTAGGCACCTAAACTCTGGTTATCTA comes from the Nicotiana sylvestris chromosome 4, ASM39365v2, whole genome shotgun sequence genome and includes:
- the LOC104240348 gene encoding protein N-terminal glutamine amidohydrolase, with protein sequence MTTSNLEVPLQVPTFHHTPYYCEENVYLLCKKLCDDGLANTDGSDLFIIFISNEKKQIPLWHQKASQRAEGVILWDYHVICVQKKGNENSSSLVWDLDSSLPIPSPLGSYVAESIRPSIQIFSEFKRFFRVVHAPIFLRHFASDRRHMKDSAGNWIAEPPLHEAIVAEDGTIHNLNEYITVSPDDVVKNVGADNVNVVFAEKLGIVVGENDLMEFFSLIPDES